CTTGAGTGCCTGTGTGGGACGTTGTTGGGGTGGGGAGTGTTTTGGGGGGTTCGGGGTGCTTGTGAGCATTTGGCAGTGGCTTCCGTGCTTCGTTTCCTCCAGAACTCAGAGCCCTGCTGTACTCCTCTGGGTGAACCTTCTCAGGGTGCTGGCGAGGATCCACTTCCCTAGGGTTCcctaaaaaaaagacacaggaagtgaatcATCTGCAATTTCAAGTCCGCGAATTAGCACTCTGGGCTCCTTCAAAGGGTAAGCACCACATAACGGGCATCCCCCAAAGATGTCAGGCCAAATTTAGCTGAAATTGTTGTTATAGTATGGCTTCGGATTTGACGAAATTGATCAATCCTGTTGGAAACACACACCGAAAAGCCACACCGGAAAATTACTTCAGTGATGTGCGAACACAAACAAGTTGAAACAATGACAGAAATGGACAGTACTGAAAAACTGCATCTGTTTCTGAATCAAAGTTCATTATCAGTGACTCAGGTGACTCCGACTCCGATGAGTCTGTAGAAGACATTATCGCTGATTCTGACACCGCAACATACAGCCGTTCAGGTACGAGCCAGAGGTGATTAGAGTTGAAGGATTCTTCCCAAAGCCAACAACCACAGCACTTTttgggaaatttgctttttatCTATCTTGCCCAGATTCATTACTGGACGTGCCAATTGAGTGCGGACTTATTTCTTtcctgtatttaaataaaattatgttttttaacatTGTGATAATGTAGGACCATAAAATAGGACAACTTCTTCCACTTGGTTGgtgcatttaatgtttttataatatctggtgcttaccctttaaCAGGCAGGAAGTAGCCAAAGTAGATAGCTCCTCCCTTCCCGCCTTGGTGCCTACCTTCTGATTTTCCTTCATTCTTCTTCCGAACGCCTTGCCGGGTtacgtcctcctcctcctgttcatCCCTCTTTGCTTCTTCCTCCATCCTGAGTCTCACTTCATCTCTTGCACCATCCACCCTCTCCAATTTcacactctgtccctccccATCGTCCTCATCCTCCAGCTTCATGTTGATTAGTATGTTCTCTTCCTGGCTCATCAAACATCCAGTCTTCTCCACACTCTTCTCCATGGCTTCACATCTGTTCAAACTTGATCTTGGCTCCAGCCCTGTGCAATATGCGCTGTCCGCCAGAGATTCTGCCTTTATCTCTGAAGTGGTGGCGCTCAAAAATGTTCTGAAGTCAGACATGTAATCTGATTGCCTGCTGGTGTCAGTCGGCTTGGTGGAATCTCTTTCAAAATGAGGACAGGACATAGAGGACACTGGAGGACACTCATCCATGGAGGAAAGTGCTGCCACAAGAGAGAATCAACAGATAAAATGGTTTAATGGTGCAAATGAGAATtacacaaatattattattgttgttacaAGCTTACCAGTTCTGTTCAAGCATCCAAGGCTTCTGTGGTGCCTGAGAACGGTCTTCAACTGCTGTGAGTTTGAAATGGACTGCATACAGTCCTCCAGGACAGAAGGGGCAGCACTGAGCCAGGACACAGTCTGAGGGAGTGAAACGGGTTCAGAAACAGGTGAGCACTTTTCTGTACTTTACCGTGCTTCAGCTGGGTACTGAGGTTCGGTGTCGGTACCTGTCTGAGGTCTGGTACCGGCAGCAGTTGCTCCAGTCTGGAGAGCAACTCCCAAAACACAGCTTGCAGAGCTGCGTCAGTTTTGGAGCCAAACCCCACCGGAGATCCCTCCTGTGAGCATTTAAAAGAGCGAGACGTTCAAAAGAGGCTCGAATTAGTGGAAGACTGCAGAAAtagttatagtgtgtgtgtgtgtgtaacgctgAATTCAGGATGTAAAGTGTGATTATGGAAAATAGAGTACAGCTCACAGACAGTCACTACACTGTGTGACAGGTGTGCTTAGCCGTAGAGGATGCAAAATGTGACGCAatcggccattttggctcacacAATTGAGACACAAggtcacagagacagagacgcTTGATTGAGGTGTCAATAATTTTAAGCAGTACCCATTTCTATCACGTCCCCTGCTTTGCCCTCCCTTCCGcctttctccctccccacccctcccctcgtcttctcttttcttcccctgtacctcccctcctcccttctctcctccttcccctcctctcttaccctctccctcctgttttcttcccttctccttcccctcctctttccccctctcctctgttctcttcccttctccctcctcctctctccccctctccctccccttctctctgcccctctccctcacctccttctctccctaccctcctctctgcctctatccttcccctcctcctctgcctctcttctTTTCATGCTCCATCTCTCACCCTTTCCTGCAGCCCCAGAGTGAGCTGGGTCCACTGGCTGTCACTCAGCAGGTCCGGGACCGCCTTGGTCACCACGGACACAAACTCCTCCAGTTTCCCATAATGCAGCACGTCTTGCTGCAGCACCACCTGCAACATGGCTGCGGAGACGAGTCGAAGCGGGGGAACCAACAGGTACAGGGCGGAAACTGGGAGAGAGGGATCTAACAAGAGTAAAAGAGAGATAATAAATTACTCGCCAGACACATCTGTGCACATCTAAGGACACATCTATGCAGAAGAAAAGCTGTGATCGTTAGTGAACTGAAACCTTTCACTTTTAATTCTCTGAGCACTGAAAAATACGttccaaattttattttttcctcacaacttgaaacaggaaaaataaaacaggtcaTGTAGGAGAACCAGAAGCTCTATGGGTGTTTGAGACTGGCTTGGGACAGTGTTGGACAGTATTGACAAGCCAACATCACATCATCATCGTCACCTTATTTTTCTGTGCAACAGCCTGACACAGTCACACTGTATCTTCTGTATCTATTACCAATTTGTGTGACATTCGCTACACAGTTTTAGCTTCCCCTGGGAACAAACATTCAGCTGGTATTAACAGTGCCATTCAAGATGTCGTATTCCAGCTGGTATCTTGATTGTCCCGTTCTTGTTTCGAGCGCGTTTCCCTTTATGCGTGTTCTTTCGCTGATGAAGCCAGGTAGTCCTTCTATGCCACTGTAGGTCTGTCCATCTGAACTGGACTTTGTTTAAACTGGCCACTAGATTTATCGCAACAGATTAACAATGATCCAATGCGTGTTGTTATGCACATGGGCCCCCGAACTGCAAAAGATGCAAAATCGCATAGGTTGCGATGTCATTGGAATCTTAAACGCAGAATGCACGTATTCTAAATCCGACAATTTCGCTAATTTTACTATCAGAAGCAATGTGTTTGTACATTCAGTTAGGACTTAAACATTAGCAAACGAGCATTTAATGTTGCTTGTTATATTTCTAATACACAAAACATTTGGCAATTAATTGCACTACTTTTCTGATACTACTGCAAGTTACATTGCAAACACAAAAGAATGCTGGATCTGTCGCTGAACCTCGTTGTTCGCTACTTTTTGTCTAGCTCTACGTTAACAAAAACACAGTCGTGCGCacctttcattttcatctcTGTGTAGCTCAGAGTTTCCATCGCTGTGGCTACGTGTACGTTAGCCTGCTGATGTGAAGAAAGTAGCCTATGAATGCACGCAAATCATTCCAGAGCTATTTTTTATCGAAACGAATTCGTTCTGATGACTGCCAGGGACATCGAATTGGCGGTCCTGGAAACCACCTGGAAAAGAATAATCCACAGAATTACTTTAAGAGCAGCCTAAGTGGAACTGCATACTGTGGAATCAACTACTCAGGAGGATTGGAGCGCTACTTGTCTTCTTCTTTGTATTTCCGGCAGGATACGCGTCCTATTGCATATTGCTTCCCCTCGCGGTCCGGAATGTGAATTACAACTTAATACTTTGGCGGGTGGATAAATTCCGATATTAGGAGAAGCCAAATGATAACGAGAGGGGTaaggacaaggacaaggacaCGCCGAATGAGAAGCCTATGGATAAGGTAGAAGAGATACGGATTATAGGCTAATGATTAATCattcatttcaactttggggTAGAGACCCTGCTTGACCAGAGTATTGTGCAGtgtaaagccgggcacccaccgcacgcgtatcgaccgcgagcgcactacgcgcgtattacgcgcgtaactgaagcgtagttgaagtactgttattacaatggcagcgggcgacgtcgtctccaccagaagcgaacgcgtcgcgaaccggctgcgaagctcgcgcgacacaagcgaactgaagcgtagtttttcgcttctgttctattttttcggcttgtcgcgcgtcacgatggcctgtttatacacagaaatatgctctaaaatg
This region of Anguilla rostrata isolate EN2019 chromosome 8, ASM1855537v3, whole genome shotgun sequence genomic DNA includes:
- the LOC135260540 gene encoding zinc finger protein 436-like isoform X1 — encoded protein: METLSYTEMKMKDPSLPVSALYLLVPPLRLVSAAMLQVVLQQDVLHYGKLEEFVSVVTKAVPDLLSDSQWTQLTLGLQEREGSPVGFGSKTDAALQAVFWELLSRLEQLLPVPDLRQTVSWLSAAPSVLEDCMQSISNSQQLKTVLRHHRSLGCLNRTALSSMDECPPVSSMSCPHFERDSTKPTDTSRQSDYMSDFRTFLSATTSEIKAESLADSAYCTGLEPRSSLNRCEAMEKSVEKTGCLMSQEENILINMKLEDEDDGEGQSVKLERVDGARDEVRLRMEEEAKRDEQEEEDVTRQGVRKKNEGKSEGNPREVDPRQHPEKVHPEEYSRALSSGGNEARKPLPNAHKHPEPPKTLPTPTTSHTGTQGAHVCSQCGKGFTTPHNLTRHKRIHEGERPYCCSQCGKSFCELAGLKIHQRTHTGERPYKCSQCEKSFSQLSGFNIHQRTHTGERPYKCSDCGRSFSGLSSLKVHQQTHTGERRYRCSQCGKTFVQLGNLTIHQRTHTGERPHKCPDCGKSFTVLSSLKVHQRTHTGERRYRCSQCGKRFTQLGSLKTHQRTHTGERPYKCSQCEKSFSRLNGLKVHQRIHTGERPYKCSQCGKTFVQLSNLNIHQRTHTGERPYKCSQCGKSFIQSSALTTHQQSHTGLPAYTCSQCGKSFTRLYNLKIHQLTHTGVRPDPCSQCGKSSSRWHKLKMHQHSHTEVCPERDQSQATVPLS
- the LOC135260540 gene encoding zinc finger protein ZFP2-like isoform X2, with translation METLSYTEMKMKDPSLPVSALYLLVPPLRLVSAAMLQVVLQQDVLHYGKLEEFVSVVTKAVPDLLSDSQWTQLTLGLQEREGSPVGFGSKTDAALQAVFWELLSRLEQLLPVPDLRQTVSWLSAAPSVLEDCMQSISNSQQLKTVLRHHRSLGCLNRTALSSMDECPPVSSMSCPHFERDSTKPTDTSRQSDYMSDFRTFLSATTSEIKAESLADSAYCTGLEPRSSLNRCEAMEKSVEKTGCLMSQEENILINMKLEDEDDGEGQSVKLERVDGAQEEEDVTRQGVRKKNEGKSEGNPREVDPRQHPEKVHPEEYSRALSSGGNEARKPLPNAHKHPEPPKTLPTPTTSHTGTQGAHVCSQCGKGFTTPHNLTRHKRIHEGERPYCCSQCGKSFCELAGLKIHQRTHTGERPYKCSQCEKSFSQLSGFNIHQRTHTGERPYKCSDCGRSFSGLSSLKVHQQTHTGERRYRCSQCGKTFVQLGNLTIHQRTHTGERPHKCPDCGKSFTVLSSLKVHQRTHTGERRYRCSQCGKRFTQLGSLKTHQRTHTGERPYKCSQCEKSFSRLNGLKVHQRIHTGERPYKCSQCGKTFVQLSNLNIHQRTHTGERPYKCSQCGKSFIQSSALTTHQQSHTGLPAYTCSQCGKSFTRLYNLKIHQLTHTGVRPDPCSQCGKSSSRWHKLKMHQHSHTEVCPERDQSQATVPLS